A single region of the Triticum dicoccoides isolate Atlit2015 ecotype Zavitan chromosome 2B, WEW_v2.0, whole genome shotgun sequence genome encodes:
- the LOC119367108 gene encoding two-component response regulator ORR42-like, whose amino-acid sequence MELKAKGSTSIKALLVEDIEVCRLVLSTILLRLHCEVTLAMNGKEAVDLFLEGKKFDIVLFDKNMPIMTGPEAIVKIRAMGETDVKMVGVSADDHAMEAFMSAGADLFVPKPMRMEALGPIIQEVINKKKNDMV is encoded by the exons ATGGAGCTCAAGGCCAAAGGATCCACCTCTATCAAGGCACTACTTGTAGAGGACATTGAAGTTTGTAGGTTGGTCCTCTCAACAATTCTGCTCAGACTTCACTGTGAGGTTACTCTAGCCATGAATGGGAAGGAAGCTGTTGATTTGTTCCTTGAGGGGAAGAAGTTTGACATTGTTTTGTTCGATAAGAATATGCCCATCATGACTGGTCCAGAG GCAATTGTCAAGATTCGTGCTATGGGGGAAACTGATGTGAAGATGGTTGGGGTTTCTGCCGATGATCATGCCATGGAGGCGTTCATGAGTGCTGGTGCTGATTTATTTGTGCCAAAACCAATGAGGATGGAGGCTCTCGGCCCTATCATTCAAGAggtcatcaacaagaagaagaatgacatggTCTAG